GGGTGATCGCACGAAGCGAGATGCCACCGGTTCCATTCTCCGACAACTGTTTCCGAGCTATCCGTTTGATGTCCTCAATCGTCTCAGCCCGGCGTGTCTCGCGGCGGCTCAATGGCCGCTCGGTCTCGCCGTCGGGGGAAAGGGCCACCGTCGCACACCTCCCTTTCTGCGCCGATTTGATTGAAGTCCGAACCTAGTCAAATAGATCGTGAGTGCCGCCAGTGGCAGCAACCCTACAAGCTACTGGCGGGCGTCAGCCGGGTTGTGGTGTGTCGCGCGGGGGAGTTTTGCCGCGGTGCGGCGTGCAATGTGACTGCTGGCCCGCTCCGGGACTATTTGTAATACGATCACTGATCGTATTATGATCGGCAGTCAGGCACTGCGGTGTGCCGTAGCGATAGACCACAGGGGATGACACAGATGGCCACACTTCCTGATAGCGCGCGGGCGATACGGAAACGCATCATGGATCAAGTTCGAAGCGACGGATCCGTGCCCACGATGGCTGACTTACGGGACGAGTTCGGGTTGTCCGGTGCAGAGCTGGCAGCAGATCTGCGCCGTCTCGAAGGAGCGATCTGTCTTGCCGTGCAGGACGACGAACATGCAGATAGCCGGCTATTTCAGGACGAGCCGCTGCCGAAACCGCAGCCGCCGCTCGGGGAGATCGTCTATGCGAGACCGTTCGCGGCATTCGAGAATCACTATCGAATAGCCGTCAACGGCGTCGAGCAGTGGTTTGCCGAATGCGCGGTAGAGGCCTGCGCGATATCGGGCCAGTTTCCCGGCCAGGAGGTGGTGGTGACCTCCGTGTGCAGGCAGACCAAGCAGCCTGTGCGGCTGACCGGCCGCGACGGAGTCCTGATCGACTTCGAGCCGGAAACGCTGCGGGTACACCTGGGATATCCCCTCCGCGAGGCCCCTCGGCGCGTCGTCAGCTGGTGCGACTACAACAGCTTCTTTGCCTCGGAAGAGGCCGCCGGCCAATGGCGGGCGGCGCATCCTGAGATCAGGGGGATCACTCGGTCCCCGCTCGAGATGGCGAACTTCATCAACGAGTCCGTGGCCGTCGGCCGACACGACTACGACTACCAGCCCGTGTTTCCCGTACTGACGTTATTGCGAAACAGGGCCCGCTACGGGTTCACCCGCCCGACGAAACTGGGCTTATCCACGATTGACCCCTTCTGGCTCCCCACCCCGAGGATGGTGTTGGACTGGAAGCGCAGGGGTCTTGGGAATTTCCTGCGCTTCCGACTTCGCTAGCAAGCCCGTTTGGCGGAGAGCGTCGTACGGGCGAGCTTCGCTGCATACAGCGAAGCCTCCTGGCAATAAGTTTGAATATCGATACCATTGAGATAGTTATACATTCTGGAATGGTTAAAAATTTCTAGGCGTATTTAGACTGTTAGCGAGCACTTTCCATGACGATGAAGTGCACTCTCTTACCGCTGAACCGCTTGCAAGTTTATCGCTATCCGAATATCATAGATATGTGGATGATTGGCGCAACCCGCTGAGCGGGGCCTTCAATGACGAACTTCATTGGTGCCCGGTGATTGGCCACGGTGGCGCACAGCATCGCGTGGGCCTGTGCAGGGCGTGCGTCCATTAAGGACTGATATGCGTACTGTGCGTCGGCGGGGCCGCCGAGAACAAGGCCGTGCAGCGATAGTGGATCGCACGATGGAAGCAATGGGCACGAGGCTGGGGCCGGACCTAACTCTGAA
This genomic window from Mycobacteroides chelonae contains:
- the merB gene encoding alkylmercury lyase family protein produces the protein MATLPDSARAIRKRIMDQVRSDGSVPTMADLRDEFGLSGAELAADLRRLEGAICLAVQDDEHADSRLFQDEPLPKPQPPLGEIVYARPFAAFENHYRIAVNGVEQWFAECAVEACAISGQFPGQEVVVTSVCRQTKQPVRLTGRDGVLIDFEPETLRVHLGYPLREAPRRVVSWCDYNSFFASEEAAGQWRAAHPEIRGITRSPLEMANFINESVAVGRHDYDYQPVFPVLTLLRNRARYGFTRPTKLGLSTIDPFWLPTPRMVLDWKRRGLGNFLRFRLR